In the Gossypium raimondii isolate GPD5lz chromosome 9, ASM2569854v1, whole genome shotgun sequence genome, one interval contains:
- the LOC105798702 gene encoding transcription factor MYBS1, producing the protein MAGSVSWSREEEKAFENAIAMHWIEKEECEEQWEKIASTVPTKSLEELKLHYELLVEDVTAIEAGHVPLPCYKGEEPSSSAKDYFHGPSMAPNSDRRSNSGYGNGFSGLTLDSTGHGGKQSSRSDQERRKGIPWTEEEHRLFLLGLDKFGKGDWRSISRNFVISRTPTQVASHAQKYFIRLNSMNRDRRRSSIHDITSVNNGDTSHQAPITGQQANTNSPGAAVMGQSVKHRAQPHLPGLGMYGAPVGRPIAAAPGHIGSAVGTPVMLPPAHHPHSPPPYIVPVAYPMAPPPMHQ; encoded by the exons ATGGCAGGAAGTGTTAGTTGGAGCAGGGAAGAAGAGAAGGCATTTGAAAACGCAATAGCAATGCATTGGATAGAGAAAGAGGAATGTGAAGAGCAATGGGAAAAGATTGCTTCAACGGTTCCTACTAAAAGTCTTGAGGAATTGAAGCTTCACTACGAATTATTAGTGGAGGATGTTACTGCAATAGAGGCTGGTCATGTTCCACTTCCTTGTTATAAAGGAGAAGAACCTTCCTCTTCTGCTAAGGATTATTTTCATGGACCTTCCATGGCTCCTAATTCTGATAGGAGATCCAATTCCGGTTACGGAAATGGGTTTTCGGGGTTAACCCTTGATTCTACTGGACATGGAGGGAAACAGAGTTCGAGGTCCGACCaagaaagaaggaaaggaaTCCCATGGACTGAAGAAGAGCATAG GTTATTTCTACTTGGTTTAGACAAGTTTGGGAAAGGAGATTGGAGAAGCATTTCAAGGAACTTTGTGATATCGAGAACTCCGACGCAGGTGGCTAGCCATGCACAAAAGTATTTTATACGCTTAAATTCGATGAATAGAGACCGGCGGCGGTCCAGCATCCACGACATCACGAGTGTTAACAATGGGGATACGTCTCATCAAGCGCCTATCACCGGCCAACAGGCTAACACAAACTCACCCGGTGCAGCGGTCATGGGGCAATCAGTGAAGCACAGGGCTCAGCCGCATTTGCCGGGTTTAGGCATGTACGGAGCGCCTGTTGGGCGGCCGATTGCTGCTGCTCCAGGGCATATTGGATCTGCTGTAGGAACTCCTGTTATGCTTCCTCCTGCTCACCATCCTCATTCCCCTCCTCCTTACATTGTCCCTGTTGCTTACCCCATGGCACCACCTCCTATGCACCAATAa
- the LOC105798701 gene encoding uncharacterized protein At5g43822 isoform X2: MEAMIKKYQQKFKKAKDEMSKWDDLQSRLISHFRNASSIISRLQFKLCWRNGSCSDAKADGFFANHFTFHEKYNIFREDFRGVVLSLEKLQHDGKQLAKGSSNQMNKKQLQHRIGVKPTLTNCIDGLVLLHEIYHDEYLLKSSLVSALSALTLKPNSGDLGALHQLLVDQPNILNEEVQYIFDIVFAEEIC; the protein is encoded by the exons ATGGAGGCTATGATAAAGAAATATCAGCAGAAATTCAAGAAAGCAAAAGATGAAATGAGTAAATGGGACGACCTTCAATCTCGCTTAATTTCCCACTTTCGAAATGCTTCTTCCATTATTTCCAGATTACAG TTTAAATTGTGTTGGAGGAATGGAAGCTGCAGTGATGCAAAAGCAGATGGATTCTTTGCAAACCATTTTACTTTCCATGAAAAATACAAT attttcaGGGAGGACTTTCGCGGTGTTGTTCTTTCCCTTGAGAAGCTTCAACATGATGGTAAACAGCTAGCAAAAGGTAGCTCCAATCAGATGAACAAGAAACAACTGCAACATAGAATTGGCGTAAAACCGACTCTTACAAATTGCATAGATGGGCTTGTACTTCTCCATGAAATCTATCACGACGA GTACCTTCTTAAATCATCATTGGTTTCTGCACTTTCAGCTCTTACCTTGAAACCCAA TTCTGGTGATCTGGGTGCCCTCCACCAACTTTTGGTTGATCAACCCAATATATTAAACGAGGAAG TACAATACATATTTGACATCGTATTTGCGGAAGAGATATGTTGA
- the LOC105798701 gene encoding uncharacterized protein At5g43822 isoform X3, whose product MEAMIKKYQQKFKKAKDEMSKWDDLQSRLISHFRNASSIISRLQIIQNSKNYASLNCVGGMEAAVMQKQMDSLQTILLSMKNTMEDFRGVVLSLEKLQHDGKQLAKGSSNQMNKKQLQHRIGVKPTLTNCIDGLVLLHEIYHDEYLLKSSLVSALSALTLKPKLHMGSTAAL is encoded by the exons ATGGAGGCTATGATAAAGAAATATCAGCAGAAATTCAAGAAAGCAAAAGATGAAATGAGTAAATGGGACGACCTTCAATCTCGCTTAATTTCCCACTTTCGAAATGCTTCTTCCATTATTTCCAGATTACAG ATTATTCAAAACTCTAAAAACTATGCCAGTTTAAATTGTGTTGGAGGAATGGAAGCTGCAGTGATGCAAAAGCAGATGGATTCTTTGCAAACCATTTTACTTTCCATGAAAAATACAAT GGAGGACTTTCGCGGTGTTGTTCTTTCCCTTGAGAAGCTTCAACATGATGGTAAACAGCTAGCAAAAGGTAGCTCCAATCAGATGAACAAGAAACAACTGCAACATAGAATTGGCGTAAAACCGACTCTTACAAATTGCATAGATGGGCTTGTACTTCTCCATGAAATCTATCACGACGA GTACCTTCTTAAATCATCATTGGTTTCTGCACTTTCAGCTCTTACCTTGAAACCCAA GCTCCATATGGGTTCAACTGCAGCCCTGTAA
- the LOC105798701 gene encoding uncharacterized protein At5g43822 isoform X1 — MEAMIKKYQQKFKKAKDEMSKWDDLQSRLISHFRNASSIISRLQIIQNSKNYASLNCVGGMEAAVMQKQMDSLQTILLSMKNTMEDFRGVVLSLEKLQHDGKQLAKGSSNQMNKKQLQHRIGVKPTLTNCIDGLVLLHEIYHDEYLLKSSLVSALSALTLKPNSGDLGALHQLLVDQPNILNEEVQYIFDIVFAEEIC; from the exons ATGGAGGCTATGATAAAGAAATATCAGCAGAAATTCAAGAAAGCAAAAGATGAAATGAGTAAATGGGACGACCTTCAATCTCGCTTAATTTCCCACTTTCGAAATGCTTCTTCCATTATTTCCAGATTACAG ATTATTCAAAACTCTAAAAACTATGCCAGTTTAAATTGTGTTGGAGGAATGGAAGCTGCAGTGATGCAAAAGCAGATGGATTCTTTGCAAACCATTTTACTTTCCATGAAAAATACAAT GGAGGACTTTCGCGGTGTTGTTCTTTCCCTTGAGAAGCTTCAACATGATGGTAAACAGCTAGCAAAAGGTAGCTCCAATCAGATGAACAAGAAACAACTGCAACATAGAATTGGCGTAAAACCGACTCTTACAAATTGCATAGATGGGCTTGTACTTCTCCATGAAATCTATCACGACGA GTACCTTCTTAAATCATCATTGGTTTCTGCACTTTCAGCTCTTACCTTGAAACCCAA TTCTGGTGATCTGGGTGCCCTCCACCAACTTTTGGTTGATCAACCCAATATATTAAACGAGGAAG TACAATACATATTTGACATCGTATTTGCGGAAGAGATATGTTGA